The following coding sequences lie in one Panicum virgatum strain AP13 chromosome 6N, P.virgatum_v5, whole genome shotgun sequence genomic window:
- the LOC120679426 gene encoding uncharacterized protein LOC120679426 yields the protein MAMSLTRFSQWIWPGSRTRSRRSREPPAVSTAVANGLFPDSPSGFREPDAVGHPGGGAARPRKGKSRRRGGRGEARADGEHGMVIVQSDGDGCLSDSDSDGSDWSIGWLEPLAPDLQSDGDSEGSFAVLVPCYRRGRVQRSAHTDGRFPGAIGVANGGVSDNKNFVEQWVSSLPN from the coding sequence ATGGCCATGTCGCTTACCCGCTTCTCCCAGTGGATATGGCCGGGGAGCAGAACTAGAAGCAGAAGGAGCCGGGAGCCGCCGGCGGTGAGCACGGCCGTGGCAAACGGCCTGTtcccggactccccgtccgggTTCCGGGAGCCGGACGCCGTCGGGCAcccgggcggaggagcggcgcggccgcggaagggcaagagccggaggcgcggcggccgcggggaggcGAGGGCCGACGGGGAGCACGGCATGGTTATCGTGCAGTCCGACGGCGACGGCTGCCTGTCGGACTCGGACTCCGACGGCTCCGACTGGTCCATCGGCTGGCTCGAGCCGCTCGCGCCGGACCTCCAGAGCGACGGGGACTCCGAGGGCAGCTTCGCCGTCCTCGTCCCGTGCTACCGCCGTGGCCGCGTTCAGAGGTCTGCTCATACTGACGGCAGGTTCCCTGGTGCTATTGGTGTCGCCAATGGCGGCGTTTCTG